In a single window of the Coffea eugenioides isolate CCC68of chromosome 3, Ceug_1.0, whole genome shotgun sequence genome:
- the LOC113766054 gene encoding uncharacterized protein LOC113766054, producing the protein MKEEILEIPISISGKDDSNYWIHSGNGIYTVNSGYKALCRGTVQHKGRRENEAETSIASSYEKQWKWMWRLNVKSKIKHFLWKCLHGLLPVNSLVFKRTHKGDPICGGCGEQEESIEHMFFQCSKAQEVWKMAPLQWDGLREQTGNFQAWWTALLEATCRTEGKEHIELTVNILWQLWKRRNEWQFNAKHRHPWKTIQKAQQEWQEQKAVQSKQKIFTEDAVRADEKVDPEEARRNEIQIRISTKVQDQTNRVGMGIFASTFNNQWVAAWALIDRKTVHQMQSTAEAVKMAIIKARHQQWKEIVVHIPSPQLLKMIKERMAKDIKMATLIDDINDLRSLFQKCSFCLDRSLDSRCEVISDYALGIFQDEEWINPQCV; encoded by the exons ATGAAAG AGGAAATTCTGGAGATTCCTATTAGTATATCAGGAAAGGATGATAGCAATTACTGGATACATAGCGGCAATGGCATCTACACTGTCAACTCAGGTTACAAGGCATTGTGTAGAGGAACTGTTCAACACAAAGGAAGAAGAGAGAATGAGGCGGAAACTAGTATAGCAAGTTCCTATGAAAAGCAATGGAAGTGGATGTGGAGGCTGAACGTTAAGAGTAAGATCAAACATTTCCTTTGGAAGTGCCTCCATGGTTTATTACCAGTCAACAGCCTGGTTTTTAAAAGAACACACAAAGGTGATCCAATCTGTGGTGGCTGTGGTGAACAAGAAGAGTCAATTGAACACATGTTTTTCCAATGCAGCAAAGCACAAGAGGTGTGGAAAATGGCTCCATTACAATGGGATGGGTTAAGGGAACAGACAGGGAATTTTCAAGCTTGGTGGACTGCTCTTCTGGAAGCTACATGCAGGACAGAAGGAAAGGAGCATATAGAGCTCACTGTGAACATCCTCTGGCAACTCTGGAAAAGGAGAAATGAATGGCAGTTCAATGCCAAACACAGGCACCCTTGGAAAACAATCCAAAAGGCTCAACAGGAATGGCAAGAACAAAAAGCTGTCCAGAGCAAGCAGAAAATATTCACTGAAGATGCGGTAAGAGCAGATGAGAAAGTTGATCCGGAGGAGGCAAGAAGGAATGAAATTCAGATCAGAATATCAACTAAGGTGCAAGACCAAACCAACAGAGTTGGCATGGGGATTTTTGCATCTACTTTCAACAATCAGTGGGTGGCTGCCTGGGCACTTATTGACAGAAAAACAGTGCATCAGATGCAGTCTACTGCAGAAGCTGTGAAAATGGCCATCATAAAGGCTAGACACCAGCAATGGAAGGAAATTGTTGTCCACATCCCCAGCCCCCAACTACTGAAGATGATAAAGGAAAGGATGGCTAAGGACATCAAAATGGCTACTTTGATAGACGATATTAACGACCTCAGGTCCTTATTTCAGAAATGCTCCTTTTGCTTAGATAGGAGCTTAGACTCTAGATGTGAAGTGATTAGTGATTATGCTTTGGGCATATTTCAAGATGAGGAATGGATTAATCCTCAGTGTGTCTAA